A genomic window from Sceloporus undulatus isolate JIND9_A2432 ecotype Alabama chromosome 9, SceUnd_v1.1, whole genome shotgun sequence includes:
- the MRPS21 gene encoding 28S ribosomal protein S21, mitochondrial, translating to MSHHLKFVARTVMVPNGNVEVAYRVLNRILTMDGIIDESKRRRYYEKPCRRRQREAYEACRRIYNAEMARKISFLSRKNRQDPWMGC from the exons ATGTCCCATCACTTGAAGTTTGTCGCCCGGACTGTGATGGTCCCCAATGGCAATGTGGAGGTGGCCTATCGTGTTCTCAACAG GATCCTGACCATGGATGGCATCATCGACGAGTCCAAGCGGCGTCGGTATTACGAGAAGCCGTGCCGCAGGAGGCAGCGGGAGGCATACGAGGCGTGCCGCAGGATCTACAATGCAGAAATGGCCCGGAAGATCAGCTTCCTCTCGCGCAAGAATCGGCAGGACCCTTGGATGGGTTGCTGA
- the CIART gene encoding circadian-associated transcriptional repressor isoform X4, with protein MATMESSNSVSSRESLYSVESEEEEEEQQRCVDFQVFLSESESDTEKESAPVRHQRDGPDGRGFFFSTRSGRTNPALLCHNRKRRVRKPLGLLASAKPQAMMGPCCHYPVAVEDTYCDRLMDTEGSPLRPVSGQKRLEGSSGRKRSSNTLGGGPNHAYVSQLSARGKKRQRNGETEERESPRSPCWTEKDHLFAQKCWELQGFVRPLMELLRRLRMGRFDRGLSSFQQSVAMDRIQRIIGVLQKPEMGERYLGTLLQVERMLKVWFPHIALKNSCADHTGEAAEKKCEATKQSSTPAESTTRNRQVASPQGSRESPPTEELLQTHLTDSPEEDKPSPPGEGEPLRFLGDWPAMNLTWIHTSPISNPPLGHVGFGQANSTFGQAFLHPGAQPYGVVVFLPNPAAVAPGAFARATSMASVPASLACCHSSAPLPRCQSLPSAVMAGGHPVKGTLGGLSRSLPNLPASSAASEGQKMAAYHCHS; from the exons ATGGCAACCATGGAGTCCTCCAACAGCGTTTCTTCCCGCGAGTCTTTATATTCCGTTGAgagtgaagaggaagaggaagagcagcagcGCTGCGTCGACTTTCAGGTCTTCCTTTCGGAAAGCGAGAGCGACACAGAGAAGGAGTCAGCACCCGTGAGACACCAACGAGACGGACCGGATGGCCGGGGCTTTTTCTTCTCCACAAGATCGGGACGGACTAACCCAGCTTTGCTCTGCCACAACCGTAAGCGCCGTGTGCGGAAGCCGCTGGGCTTGTTGGCTTCGGCCAAGCCCCAGGCCATGATGGGCCCCTGTTGCCATTATCCGGTGGCCGTGGAGGACACATACTGTGACCGCTTGATGGATACAGAAGGCAGCCCACTCAGGCCAGTCAGTGGCCAGAAGAGGCTGGAAGGGTCCAGTGGCCGCAAGCGGTCAAGCAACACCTTGGGAGGTGGCCCAAACCACGCTTACGTGTCCCAACTGTCTGCACGAGGGAAAAAGAGGCAGAGGAACGGGGAGACAGAGGAACGGGAAAGTCCACGCTCTCCCTGTTGGACCGAGAAGGACCATCTCTTCGCACAAAAG TGCTGGGAACTTCAAGGTTTTGTCCGGCCGCTCATGGAGCTTCTCCGCCGGCTGAGAATGGGCCGTTTCGACCGAG GGCTCAGTAGCTTCCAGCAGAGTGTGGCCATGGATAGGATCCAGCGGATAATTGGTGTCCTTCAAAAGCCAGAGATGGG agAGCGATATCTTGGCACCCTTCTGCAAGTGGAGAGGATGCTGAAAGTCTGGTTCCCCCACATTGCTTTAAAGAACTCGTGCGCCGACCACACCGGAGAGGCAGCAGAGAAGAAGTGTGAGGCAACAAAG CAGTCTTCCACACCAGCAGAAAGCACCACAAGGAACAGGCAGGTAGCCTCCCCACAGGGCTCTAGGGAGAGTCCCCCGACGGAGGAGCTGCTCCAGACGCACCTCACAGACTCACCCGAGGAGGACAAACCCAGCCCTCCGGGGGAAGGAGAGCCCTTACGCTTCCTGGGCGACTGGCCGGCCATGAACCTGACCTGGATCCACACCTCGCCCATTTCGAACCCTCCTCTGGGCCACGTGGGCTTTGGCCAGGCGAACTCCACCTTCGGCCAGGCCTTCCTGCATCCCGGTGCCCAGCCCTACGGGGTAGTTGTCTTCCTTCCAAACCCAGCTGCTGTTGCCCCAGGGGCCTTTGCCCGCGCCACGTCCATGGCCTCCGTCCCGGCTTCCTTGGCCTGCTGCCACTCCAGCGCACCACTTCCGCGATGCCAGAGTCTGCCCAGCGCCGTCATGGCCGGAGGCCATCCTGTGAAAGGGACCCTCGGGGGTCTCTCTCGGTCTCTGCCCAACTTGCCTGCCTCCAGCGCGGCCTCAGAGGGACAGAAAATGGCTGCCTATCACTGCCACTCCTGA
- the CIART gene encoding circadian-associated transcriptional repressor isoform X2, with translation MLGSEAERVPFFAEEGEEKEISLMATMESSNSVSSRESLYSVESEEEEEEQQRCVDFQVFLSESESDTEKESAPVRHQRDGPDGRGFFFSTRSGRTNPALLCHNRKRRVRKPLGLLASAKPQAMMGPCCHYPVAVEDTYCDRLMDTEGSPLRPVSGQKRLEGSSGRKRSSNTLGGGPNHAYVSQLSARGKKRQRNGETEERESPRSPCWTEKDHLFAQKCWELQGFVRPLMELLRRLRMGRFDRGLSSFQQSVAMDRIQRIIGVLQKPEMGERYLGTLLQVERMLKVWFPHIALKNSCADHTGEAAEKKCEATKSSTPAESTTRNRQVASPQGSRESPPTEELLQTHLTDSPEEDKPSPPGEGEPLRFLGDWPAMNLTWIHTSPISNPPLGHVGFGQANSTFGQAFLHPGAQPYGVVVFLPNPAAVAPGAFARATSMASVPASLACCHSSAPLPRCQSLPSAVMAGGHPVKGTLGGLSRSLPNLPASSAASEGQKMAAYHCHS, from the exons aTATCTTTGATGGCAACCATGGAGTCCTCCAACAGCGTTTCTTCCCGCGAGTCTTTATATTCCGTTGAgagtgaagaggaagaggaagagcagcagcGCTGCGTCGACTTTCAGGTCTTCCTTTCGGAAAGCGAGAGCGACACAGAGAAGGAGTCAGCACCCGTGAGACACCAACGAGACGGACCGGATGGCCGGGGCTTTTTCTTCTCCACAAGATCGGGACGGACTAACCCAGCTTTGCTCTGCCACAACCGTAAGCGCCGTGTGCGGAAGCCGCTGGGCTTGTTGGCTTCGGCCAAGCCCCAGGCCATGATGGGCCCCTGTTGCCATTATCCGGTGGCCGTGGAGGACACATACTGTGACCGCTTGATGGATACAGAAGGCAGCCCACTCAGGCCAGTCAGTGGCCAGAAGAGGCTGGAAGGGTCCAGTGGCCGCAAGCGGTCAAGCAACACCTTGGGAGGTGGCCCAAACCACGCTTACGTGTCCCAACTGTCTGCACGAGGGAAAAAGAGGCAGAGGAACGGGGAGACAGAGGAACGGGAAAGTCCACGCTCTCCCTGTTGGACCGAGAAGGACCATCTCTTCGCACAAAAG TGCTGGGAACTTCAAGGTTTTGTCCGGCCGCTCATGGAGCTTCTCCGCCGGCTGAGAATGGGCCGTTTCGACCGAG GGCTCAGTAGCTTCCAGCAGAGTGTGGCCATGGATAGGATCCAGCGGATAATTGGTGTCCTTCAAAAGCCAGAGATGGG agAGCGATATCTTGGCACCCTTCTGCAAGTGGAGAGGATGCTGAAAGTCTGGTTCCCCCACATTGCTTTAAAGAACTCGTGCGCCGACCACACCGGAGAGGCAGCAGAGAAGAAGTGTGAGGCAACAAAG TCTTCCACACCAGCAGAAAGCACCACAAGGAACAGGCAGGTAGCCTCCCCACAGGGCTCTAGGGAGAGTCCCCCGACGGAGGAGCTGCTCCAGACGCACCTCACAGACTCACCCGAGGAGGACAAACCCAGCCCTCCGGGGGAAGGAGAGCCCTTACGCTTCCTGGGCGACTGGCCGGCCATGAACCTGACCTGGATCCACACCTCGCCCATTTCGAACCCTCCTCTGGGCCACGTGGGCTTTGGCCAGGCGAACTCCACCTTCGGCCAGGCCTTCCTGCATCCCGGTGCCCAGCCCTACGGGGTAGTTGTCTTCCTTCCAAACCCAGCTGCTGTTGCCCCAGGGGCCTTTGCCCGCGCCACGTCCATGGCCTCCGTCCCGGCTTCCTTGGCCTGCTGCCACTCCAGCGCACCACTTCCGCGATGCCAGAGTCTGCCCAGCGCCGTCATGGCCGGAGGCCATCCTGTGAAAGGGACCCTCGGGGGTCTCTCTCGGTCTCTGCCCAACTTGCCTGCCTCCAGCGCGGCCTCAGAGGGACAGAAAATGGCTGCCTATCACTGCCACTCCTGA
- the CIART gene encoding circadian-associated transcriptional repressor isoform X1, whose protein sequence is MLGSEAERVPFFAEEGEEKEISLMATMESSNSVSSRESLYSVESEEEEEEQQRCVDFQVFLSESESDTEKESAPVRHQRDGPDGRGFFFSTRSGRTNPALLCHNRKRRVRKPLGLLASAKPQAMMGPCCHYPVAVEDTYCDRLMDTEGSPLRPVSGQKRLEGSSGRKRSSNTLGGGPNHAYVSQLSARGKKRQRNGETEERESPRSPCWTEKDHLFAQKCWELQGFVRPLMELLRRLRMGRFDRGLSSFQQSVAMDRIQRIIGVLQKPEMGERYLGTLLQVERMLKVWFPHIALKNSCADHTGEAAEKKCEATKQSSTPAESTTRNRQVASPQGSRESPPTEELLQTHLTDSPEEDKPSPPGEGEPLRFLGDWPAMNLTWIHTSPISNPPLGHVGFGQANSTFGQAFLHPGAQPYGVVVFLPNPAAVAPGAFARATSMASVPASLACCHSSAPLPRCQSLPSAVMAGGHPVKGTLGGLSRSLPNLPASSAASEGQKMAAYHCHS, encoded by the exons aTATCTTTGATGGCAACCATGGAGTCCTCCAACAGCGTTTCTTCCCGCGAGTCTTTATATTCCGTTGAgagtgaagaggaagaggaagagcagcagcGCTGCGTCGACTTTCAGGTCTTCCTTTCGGAAAGCGAGAGCGACACAGAGAAGGAGTCAGCACCCGTGAGACACCAACGAGACGGACCGGATGGCCGGGGCTTTTTCTTCTCCACAAGATCGGGACGGACTAACCCAGCTTTGCTCTGCCACAACCGTAAGCGCCGTGTGCGGAAGCCGCTGGGCTTGTTGGCTTCGGCCAAGCCCCAGGCCATGATGGGCCCCTGTTGCCATTATCCGGTGGCCGTGGAGGACACATACTGTGACCGCTTGATGGATACAGAAGGCAGCCCACTCAGGCCAGTCAGTGGCCAGAAGAGGCTGGAAGGGTCCAGTGGCCGCAAGCGGTCAAGCAACACCTTGGGAGGTGGCCCAAACCACGCTTACGTGTCCCAACTGTCTGCACGAGGGAAAAAGAGGCAGAGGAACGGGGAGACAGAGGAACGGGAAAGTCCACGCTCTCCCTGTTGGACCGAGAAGGACCATCTCTTCGCACAAAAG TGCTGGGAACTTCAAGGTTTTGTCCGGCCGCTCATGGAGCTTCTCCGCCGGCTGAGAATGGGCCGTTTCGACCGAG GGCTCAGTAGCTTCCAGCAGAGTGTGGCCATGGATAGGATCCAGCGGATAATTGGTGTCCTTCAAAAGCCAGAGATGGG agAGCGATATCTTGGCACCCTTCTGCAAGTGGAGAGGATGCTGAAAGTCTGGTTCCCCCACATTGCTTTAAAGAACTCGTGCGCCGACCACACCGGAGAGGCAGCAGAGAAGAAGTGTGAGGCAACAAAG CAGTCTTCCACACCAGCAGAAAGCACCACAAGGAACAGGCAGGTAGCCTCCCCACAGGGCTCTAGGGAGAGTCCCCCGACGGAGGAGCTGCTCCAGACGCACCTCACAGACTCACCCGAGGAGGACAAACCCAGCCCTCCGGGGGAAGGAGAGCCCTTACGCTTCCTGGGCGACTGGCCGGCCATGAACCTGACCTGGATCCACACCTCGCCCATTTCGAACCCTCCTCTGGGCCACGTGGGCTTTGGCCAGGCGAACTCCACCTTCGGCCAGGCCTTCCTGCATCCCGGTGCCCAGCCCTACGGGGTAGTTGTCTTCCTTCCAAACCCAGCTGCTGTTGCCCCAGGGGCCTTTGCCCGCGCCACGTCCATGGCCTCCGTCCCGGCTTCCTTGGCCTGCTGCCACTCCAGCGCACCACTTCCGCGATGCCAGAGTCTGCCCAGCGCCGTCATGGCCGGAGGCCATCCTGTGAAAGGGACCCTCGGGGGTCTCTCTCGGTCTCTGCCCAACTTGCCTGCCTCCAGCGCGGCCTCAGAGGGACAGAAAATGGCTGCCTATCACTGCCACTCCTGA
- the CIART gene encoding circadian-associated transcriptional repressor isoform X3, producing MCGNVSTAQCSCKELPRIWWESCLISLMATMESSNSVSSRESLYSVESEEEEEEQQRCVDFQVFLSESESDTEKESAPVRHQRDGPDGRGFFFSTRSGRTNPALLCHNRKRRVRKPLGLLASAKPQAMMGPCCHYPVAVEDTYCDRLMDTEGSPLRPVSGQKRLEGSSGRKRSSNTLGGGPNHAYVSQLSARGKKRQRNGETEERESPRSPCWTEKDHLFAQKCWELQGFVRPLMELLRRLRMGRFDRGLSSFQQSVAMDRIQRIIGVLQKPEMGERYLGTLLQVERMLKVWFPHIALKNSCADHTGEAAEKKCEATKQSSTPAESTTRNRQVASPQGSRESPPTEELLQTHLTDSPEEDKPSPPGEGEPLRFLGDWPAMNLTWIHTSPISNPPLGHVGFGQANSTFGQAFLHPGAQPYGVVVFLPNPAAVAPGAFARATSMASVPASLACCHSSAPLPRCQSLPSAVMAGGHPVKGTLGGLSRSLPNLPASSAASEGQKMAAYHCHS from the exons aTATCTTTGATGGCAACCATGGAGTCCTCCAACAGCGTTTCTTCCCGCGAGTCTTTATATTCCGTTGAgagtgaagaggaagaggaagagcagcagcGCTGCGTCGACTTTCAGGTCTTCCTTTCGGAAAGCGAGAGCGACACAGAGAAGGAGTCAGCACCCGTGAGACACCAACGAGACGGACCGGATGGCCGGGGCTTTTTCTTCTCCACAAGATCGGGACGGACTAACCCAGCTTTGCTCTGCCACAACCGTAAGCGCCGTGTGCGGAAGCCGCTGGGCTTGTTGGCTTCGGCCAAGCCCCAGGCCATGATGGGCCCCTGTTGCCATTATCCGGTGGCCGTGGAGGACACATACTGTGACCGCTTGATGGATACAGAAGGCAGCCCACTCAGGCCAGTCAGTGGCCAGAAGAGGCTGGAAGGGTCCAGTGGCCGCAAGCGGTCAAGCAACACCTTGGGAGGTGGCCCAAACCACGCTTACGTGTCCCAACTGTCTGCACGAGGGAAAAAGAGGCAGAGGAACGGGGAGACAGAGGAACGGGAAAGTCCACGCTCTCCCTGTTGGACCGAGAAGGACCATCTCTTCGCACAAAAG TGCTGGGAACTTCAAGGTTTTGTCCGGCCGCTCATGGAGCTTCTCCGCCGGCTGAGAATGGGCCGTTTCGACCGAG GGCTCAGTAGCTTCCAGCAGAGTGTGGCCATGGATAGGATCCAGCGGATAATTGGTGTCCTTCAAAAGCCAGAGATGGG agAGCGATATCTTGGCACCCTTCTGCAAGTGGAGAGGATGCTGAAAGTCTGGTTCCCCCACATTGCTTTAAAGAACTCGTGCGCCGACCACACCGGAGAGGCAGCAGAGAAGAAGTGTGAGGCAACAAAG CAGTCTTCCACACCAGCAGAAAGCACCACAAGGAACAGGCAGGTAGCCTCCCCACAGGGCTCTAGGGAGAGTCCCCCGACGGAGGAGCTGCTCCAGACGCACCTCACAGACTCACCCGAGGAGGACAAACCCAGCCCTCCGGGGGAAGGAGAGCCCTTACGCTTCCTGGGCGACTGGCCGGCCATGAACCTGACCTGGATCCACACCTCGCCCATTTCGAACCCTCCTCTGGGCCACGTGGGCTTTGGCCAGGCGAACTCCACCTTCGGCCAGGCCTTCCTGCATCCCGGTGCCCAGCCCTACGGGGTAGTTGTCTTCCTTCCAAACCCAGCTGCTGTTGCCCCAGGGGCCTTTGCCCGCGCCACGTCCATGGCCTCCGTCCCGGCTTCCTTGGCCTGCTGCCACTCCAGCGCACCACTTCCGCGATGCCAGAGTCTGCCCAGCGCCGTCATGGCCGGAGGCCATCCTGTGAAAGGGACCCTCGGGGGTCTCTCTCGGTCTCTGCCCAACTTGCCTGCCTCCAGCGCGGCCTCAGAGGGACAGAAAATGGCTGCCTATCACTGCCACTCCTGA